A genomic segment from Bombus affinis isolate iyBomAffi1 chromosome 13, iyBomAffi1.2, whole genome shotgun sequence encodes:
- the LOC126923159 gene encoding uncharacterized protein LOC126923159, with product MFAMKFLVVFAGLVAACSAGLLPAAVPAAVPAAIAAPVPAALTVGTYATSYNAHAINHAVAAPYIASPVIAHAAAAPLAYSSFPAATLIAGRR from the coding sequence GTTGTGTTCGCCGGTTTAGTCGCTGCCTGTTCGGCCGGTTTGTTGCCAGCAGCGGTACCAGCAGCAGTGCCAGCAGCGATCGCGGCACCGGTTCCAGCAGCTTTGACGGTCGGAACCTACGCGACCAGCTATAACGCGCACGCGATTAATCACGCGGTCGCTGCACCGTACATCGCCAGCCCTGTGATCGCCCACGCCGCCGCTGCTCCGCTCGCGTATTCCAGCTTCCCTGCCGCGACCCTCATCGCTGGCAGACGCTGA
- the LOC126923122 gene encoding tubulin beta-4B chain-like — translation MREIAHLQAGQCGNQIGAKFWEVISDEHGIDPTGTYHGDSDLQLERINVYYNEASGGKYVPRAILVDLEPGTMDAVRSGPFGQIFRPDNFVFGQSGAGNNWAKGHYTEGAELVDSVLDVVRKEAESCDCLQGFQLTHSLGGGTGAGMGTLLISKIREEYPDRIMMTFSVVPSPKVSDTVVEPYNCTLSVHQLVENTDESYCIDNEALYDICFRTLKLTTPTYGDLNHLVSATLSGVTTCLRFPGQLNADLRKLAVNMVPFPRLHFFIPGFAPLTSRGSQQYRALTVPELTQQMFDAKNMMAACDPRHGRYLTVAAVFRGRMSMKEVDEQMLNIQNKNSSYFVEWIPSNVKTAVCDIPPRGLKMSATFIGNSTAIQELFKRVSEQFTAMFRRKAFLHWYTGEGMDEMEFTEAESNMNDLVSEYQQYQEATAEEEGEFDEEEEAEGEHP, via the exons ATGCGTGAAATCGCTCATCTCCAAGCTGGCCAATGCGGCAATCAGATAGGAGCTAAG TTTTGGGAAGTGATCTCCGACGAGCATGGTATCGATCCAACGGGCACTTATCACGGTGATTCCGATCTCCAGCTAGAACGTATAAACGTTTATTACAACGAAGCGTCAGGTGGAAAGTATGTTCCTAGGGCGATCCTGGTCGACCTAGAGCCCGGTACCATGGACGCAGTGCGCTCTGGACCGTTCGGTCAGATATTTCGACCGGACAATTTTGTTTTTGGACAGAGCGGCGCCGGCAATAATTGGGCTAAAGGGCACTATACCGAAGGAGCGGAACTCGTCGATTCCGTTCTCGACGTTGTACGAAAAGAAGCCGAAAGCTGCGATTGTCTTCAAGGGTTTCAGTTAACGCATTCTCTTGGCGGTGGAACAGGCGCTGGAATGGGCACATTGCTTATTTCGAAGATTCGCGAGGAATACCCGGACAGAATTATGATGACGTTTAGCGTGGTGCCCTCTCCGAAG GTATCAGACACCGTGGTGGAGCCTTATAACTGCACTCTATCCGTGCATCAGTTGGTTGaaaatacagacgaatcttaCTGTATCGACAACGAAGCCCTCTATGATATTTGTTTCCGTACTTTAAAGTTAACAACACCAACCTACGGCGACTTGAATCACCTGGTGAGCGCGACGCTTAGCGGGGTAACCACGTGTTTAAGATTCCCTGGACAGCTAAACGCTGATTTGCGTAAACTCGCTGTAAATATGGTGCCCTTTCCTCGACTGCATTTCTTTATTCCTGGCTTCGCGCCTCTAACGTCCAG AGGTTCGCAGCAGTACAGAGCTCTCACGGTACCAGAACTCACGCAACAAATGTTCGACGCAAAAAATATGATGGCAGCGTGCGATCCTCGTCATGGTCGTTACTTGACAGTCGCAGCTGTTTTTCGAGGGAGAATGTCGATGAAAGAGGTGGACGAGCAAATGCTCAATATCCAGAATAAAAACAGTAGTTACTTCGTCGAGTGGATTCCCAGTAACGTTAAGACCGCTGTCTGCGATATTCCTCCTCGCGGATTAAAAATGTCGGCGACTTTCATTGGAAACTCGACGGCCATTCAG GAATTGTTCAAAAGAGTATCGGAACAATTTACGGCGATGTTCAGGCGGAAAGCTTTCCTGCATTGGTATACAGGAGAGGGTATGGATGAAATGGAATTCACCGAAGCTGAGAGCAATATGAACGATTTGGTTTCCGAATACCAGCAATATCAAGAAGCCACCGCCGAGGAAGAAGGCGAGTTTGACGAGGAAGAAGAGGCCGAGGGTGAACATCCGTGA